The following are encoded together in the Malaya genurostris strain Urasoe2022 chromosome 3, Malgen_1.1, whole genome shotgun sequence genome:
- the LOC131433824 gene encoding uncharacterized protein LOC131433824, protein MSIPRLELQAAVLGARLANSVSDVLSLEARQRFMWSDSKTVLSWIHSDHRRYKQFVAFRIGEIHTLTKLADWRWVTTKCNVADSLTKWEKTHSLRSDGSWFRGPEFLYLSEDHWPKQDESKPNVAEEMRACFLYHEIAVIEPMLDPRRFSRWKVLVRTVACVYRFITNCRLKKKGLPIEAVPIRGTFEQVEKKGVQSNTVPLKREEHQKAEAYLWRLAQVDCFEDEVKTMKKNRHVPVEQYHQLDKSSCIYSLSPFLDAEDVIRMEGRAARGSLLPFELKFPIILPKKHPITDKLLEFYHQKVCHGNMETAVNEIRQRFHIQGLRAELKRIGRACIWCKVHKCRPSIPRMAPLPESRVTPNRPAFSHTGVDFCGPITVTVGRRSEKRYICLFTCMTTRARKPLEFYSDNGTNFQAASKEIMQQIGTDCENEFTDSRTRWNFNPPSAPHMGGVWERLVRSVKAALTVFDDGRSLTDEVLLTTIAEAEDLINSRPLTYVSLEPELEEALTPNHFIRGVGAINAECFIPPTCEAEALRDRYKRSQRLADKLWIRWVSEYLPSINRRTKWHNESPPLSLGDLKSTQERTAESVRRW, encoded by the exons ATGTCAATTCCTCGTTTGGAGCTCCAAGCAGCAGTGCTGGGTGCAAGACTTGCCAACTCTGTCTCCGATGTTCTTTCACTAGAAGCAAGGCAACGTTTCATGTGGTCCGACTCAAAAACAGTCTTGTCGTGGATACACTCCGACCATCGCCGATATAAACAATTTGTGGCATTCAGGATCGGTGAAATACACACTCTAACGAAGCTCGCGGATTGGAGATGGGTTACGACGAAGTGCAACGTCGCCGATAGCTTGACAAAGTGGGAGAAAACGCACAGCCTCCGTTCCGATGGATCTTGGTTCCGTGGTCCCGAGTTTCTTTATCTGTCGGAGGATCATTGGCCGAAGCAGGATGAATCGAAACCAAACGTCGCCGAAGAAATGCGAGCCTGCTTTCTATACCACGAAATTGCAGTGATTGAACCGATGCTAGATCCGCGGCGTTTTTCGAGGTGGAAAGTTCTGGTCAGGACAGTAGCATGTGTTTACAGATTTATCACGAACTGTAGACTGAAGAAAAAAGGATTACCGATTGAAGCGGTTCCTATTAGAGGGACATTCGAGCAGGTGGAGAAAAAAGGTGTACAATCGAATACAGTACCGTTAAAGCGCGAAGAGCATCAGAAAGCAGAGGCGTATCTCTGGCGGTTGGCTCAAGTAGATTGTTTTGAGGATGAAGTCAAGACGATGAAGAAGAACCGACATGTACCGGTCGAGCAGTACCACCAATTGGACAAGTCCAGTTGCATTTACAGTTTGAGCCCATTTTTGGACGCCGAGGATGTGATACGTATGGAGGGTAGAGCAGCACGAGGATCGTTGCTGCCATTCGAACTAAAATTTCCGATCATTTTACCAAAGAAGCATCCGATTACTGACAAGCTACTCGAGTTTTACCACCAGAAAGTATGCCACGGGAACATGGAGACTGCCGTTAACGAAATACGACAACGTTTTCACATCCAGGGACTGCGCGCAGAGCTAAAGCGAATCGGAAGGGCTTGTATATGGTGTAAAGTACACAAATGTCGACCATCGATCCCCAGGATGGCCCCACTTCCGGAGTCGCGTGTTACACCGAATCGTCCAGCATTCAGTCATACTGGCGTAGACTTTTGCGGGCCGATAACAGTAACTGTCGGTCGGAGATCGGAGAAGCGATACATCTGCTTGTTCACGTGTATGACAACAAGAGCG AGGAAACCGCTAGAGTTCTACTCGGACAACGGTACGAATTTCCAAGCAGCAAGTAAAGAGATCATGCAGCAGATTGGGACCGATTGTGAAAACGAGTTTACCGATTCCAGGACACGCTGGAATTTCAACCCACCCAGCGCACCTCACATGGGCGGGGTTTGGGAGCGACTTGTTCGCTCCGTAAAAGCAGCTCTAACTGTATTCGACGATGGTCGGTCATTGACCGATGAAGTACTCCTAACGACTATTGCAGAAGCCGAGGACCTGATCAACTCTCGGCCTTTAACTTATGTTTCTCTGGAGCCGGAACTAGAAGAAGCATTGACCCCGAATCATTTCATTCGCGGTGTCGGTGCAATCAACGCGGAATGTTTCATTCCGCCTACATGTGAAGCCGAGGCACTCCGTGATCGGTATAAGCGATCGCAACGACTGGCCGATAAGCTGTGGATACGGTGGGTGTCCGAATATCTACCGTCAATCAACCGAAGAACGAAATGGCACAATGAGTCGCCGCCATTATCTCTTGGAGATCTG AAGTCTACCCAGGAGCGGACGGCAGAATCCGTCAGGCGATGGTAG